The Egicoccus sp. AB-alg2 nucleotide sequence CGCTGGAGCACCGGCTGGTGATGGCCCGTCATCTGCAGCGCCCGCTGCGGACGGACGAGGTCGTCCATCACGTCAACGGGAATCGAACGGACAATCGCATCGAGAACCTCGAGTTGTGGAGCACGGCGCACCCGCGCGGTCAACGCGTCCAGGACAAGGTCGACTTCGCCGTCACGATATTGCGCAGGTACGCCCCGCACCTGCTCGGGCCGGATGCCGCCGACACGACGTAGGGGCCCCCGGAACGGAGGCCCCTACGAAGGACAAACGCGTCTGGTACCCCCGAGCGGATTTGAACCGCCGTTACCGCCTTGAGAGGGCGGCGTCCTAGGCCGCTAGACGACGGGGGCTTGTGCGTTCGCGCGCTCGCTCGCAGGCGAGGCGGGCGGAGACTAACCGAAGCCGGTCTCCGGGTCGAACCGGCGCGTGAGCGCTGGTTCGACCAGCTCGGGGGGAAGGACTCGAACCCTCAATAACTGGACCAGAACCAGTCGTGTTACCGATTACACCACCCCCGAAAGGGCTGTGCACCGGCGTCGGGCGGTCGCTTCCGCGCGTCGTGGTCCCCGGTCTGGTGCTCGGGTGACGCTCGGCCGCCGTGGTCGGTGCGCGGTCGCGAAGGGTATGCGGCGGGCCGCGAACGCGCAAAGCGCGCGACGGCTCGCCACCGGCCCGCGCGATGCCCGCGCCGACGCCCGGGCTGATGTCACCCGTGCTCAGGCGTCCCCTCGTGCCTCCTTGGCGACGGGCAGCGCCGCGGTCAGGCGAGCCAGCGTGCGGTCGCGGCCGAGCAGCTCGATCGACTCGAACAGCGGCGGGCTGACCGACGAGCCGGTCACGGCGACCCGGATCGGCTGGGCCACCTTGCCGAAGCCGATGCCGAGCTCCTCCGGCAGTCCGCGCAGCGCGGCCTCGATCGCCTCGACGCTCCAGTCGACGTCGGCCAGCACGCGCTGGGCGGCCTCGATGGCCTCGATCGAACCGGCCTTGCCGAACACCTTGGCGACGCTGTCCGGATCGAAGGCCACCTCGTCACGGAGGAAGGCCGGCGCGTAACGCTGCACCTCGTCCAGACGCTGCATGCGCTCCTGGACCAGCGGCACCAGCCCGCGCACGACCGCCAACTGGTCGCCGTTCGGCGGGGTGGCCACCAGCGCTTCGCCGTAGGTGCCGTCGAGGAAGGGCAGCAACCGGTCGGCGAGCGCGTCGGGGTCCAGGTCGCGGATCCGCTCGCCGTTGAAGGCGGTGAGCTTGTCTACATCGAACGCGGCCGCGGACCGGCCGACCGCGTTCAGGTCGAACTCGGCGACCAGTTCCTCGTCGGTCAGCCGCTCGCGGCCGTCCCTGGGCGCCCAGCCCAGCAGCGCCAGGTAGTTGCGCAGCGTCTCCGGCAGGAACCCCTGGCGGGCGAACTCCTGGACGGACACCGAGCCGTGGCGCTTGGACAGCTTCTTGCGGTCCATGCCGACCACCATCGGCAGGTGCGCGAACGCCTGCGGCGGCGCCCACCCCGGTGCACGCGCCGGCAGTCCCACCTCGGCCAGGGCGGCGTCGAGGATGGTCGAACCCTGACCGTCGTCGGCCGTCAGCAGCCCGTAGAGCAGGACCTGCCGCGGGGTGACCGACAGCAGGTCCTCCCCGCGGCAGATCAGCGAGATGCCCTGCGCGAGGTCGTCGACCGAGTTGGCCAGCGGGTAGGTGGCGCTGCCGTCGGAGCGGGCGATGACCGGGTCGGAGATCTGCGCCCAGTCCCAGCGCACCTCACCGCGAACGAGGTCCTCGACCACGACCGTGCCCGACTCCGGGGTCCGCAGCCGCAACGACGCCGGGCGGCCTTCGTCGGCGAGGCGGGCCGCCTCTTCGGGCGCGTGCTCGAACGTGGAGGCCTTCACCACCGGCGGGCCCTCGCCGCGCCCGCTGCGGTGCGTCTCGCGCCACGCCTCCAGCTCCTCGGCGGTGCGGTAGTCGCGGTAGGTCGCGCCCGCTGCCTCGAGCCGTCGCGCCACGGCCGCGTACAGGGCCGTGCGCTCGGACTGGCGGTAGGGCCCGTAGTCGCCCCGCGAGGCGAACCCGTCACCGACCGGCTCGGGGCCCTCGTCCCAGTCGAGCCCGATCCAGGCCATGGCCTCCATCATCGACCGCATCGACTCCTCGGTCGCCCGCGACACGTCGGTGTCCTCGATCCGGAACACGAAGGTGCCGCCGTGGTGGCGGGCATGGAGGAAGTTGTAGAGGGCGGCGCGGACGCTGCCGACGTGGAGCCACCCGGAGGGAGCCGGGCAGAAGCGGACGCGCGGGGCGGAGGTGGTGGACACGACGAGGGGCCTCACGGACGGCGGGAGAGCGAGGGACGGGTTCGCGCCGATGGTAGGGCGGTCGGCGTCCGGGTCGGGACCTTGGGCTCTACGGCGCGGCACGGTGCGCTTCGTAGGGTCGACGACACCCCCGCGGAGAACGTCGACCCTCGTGTCGACACCCCACCCGAGGAGTCGAGGATGAGCGTCGTGACCGTCCGCCGCCACGTGCCCGCCGAGCTCGACGACGTCTGGCAGCGCCTCGTCGACGTCGAGCGGCTGGTGATCGACGACCCGTCGCTCGACCTCATGGACCTCGAGGGCGACGGGCGGCTGACCACCGGGGCGCGTGCCGTGATCAGCCGCCGTCAGGGGGCGCGCCTGGCGACGTTCGACGTCCGCGTGCTGGACGCGGTCGCACCGCGGCGCCTGTGGCTGGCGGTGGCGGCCGGCCGCGAGTCCTGGCTCGTCGACGCGACGCTCACGGACGACGCCCACGGGATCCTCATCAGCGTCGAGGCACGCCTGGACCCCGACGCGACCCCGCCGGCGGTCCTGCAAGGGCTGACGCGGCCGCTCGACCTCGGCCTGTACCAGCAGGTCGCCGAGCTGGTCGGGATCTGGATCGGCCACACCGTGGCGGCGCTGGAGGCCGTGCTGGCCGGCCCGCACCTGCCGATGCCGCGGTCCGTGGGCGCGGCGCGCTGACCCGCGGCGGCTAGAGGATCGCGCCGGGCCGGTAGGTCGCCGCGTCCGGGTGGCGCCGGGTGACCTCGCCGACCGCGTCGACGAACCGGGCGACCTGTGTCTCCGCAGTGCCGACGAAGCCGAGCCGGTCGGCCAGCAGCCCGTCCAGCGTGACGCGATCCAGCGGGAGACGCTCGTCCGCGGCGAGCCGGTCGAGCAGGTCGTTCTCCGTCCGGCCGGTCTCGCGCATGGCGAGCGCCGCCGCGACGGCGTGCTCCTTGATCACCTCGTGCGCCACCTCGCGCCCGACGCCGGCCCGCACGGCCGCGACCAGCACCTTCGTGGTGGCGAGGAACGGCAGGTAGCGGGCCAGTTCTCGCTCCACGACCGCCGGGTAGGCGCCGAACTCCACCAGCACGGTCAGGAACGTCTCGAACAGCCCGTCGACGGCGAAGAAGGCGTCGGGCAGCGCCACACGACGGACGACCGAGTCCGACACGTCCCCCTCGTTCCACTGGGTGCCGGCCAGTCCGGACACCATCGTGAGGTGGCCGTCGAGGATCACCTTGAACCCGTTGACCCGCTCGCACGAGCGCGAGTTCATCTTGTGCGGCATCGCCGACGACCCGACCTGGCCCGGTTGGAACCCCTCGGTGGCCAGTTCCTGACCGGCCATCAGCCGGATGGTGGTGGCGAGACTGGACGGTCCGGCCGCCGCCTGCACCAGTGCCCCGACGACGTCGAGGTCGAGGGAGCGCGGATAGACCTGGCCGACGCTGTCGAGCCGGGCGGTGAAGCCGAGGTGCTCCTGGACGCGCGCCTCGAGCCGGTCGACCCGCGCCGCGTCACCGAGCAGGTCGAGCATGTCCTGCTGCGTGCCGACGGGCCCCTTGATGCCGCGCAGCGGATAGCGGACCAGCAACTCCTCGATCCGCTGGGTGGCCTGCAGCAGCTCCTCCCCGGCGTTCGCGAAGCGCTTGCCCAGCGTGGTGGCCTGCGCGGGGACGTTGTGGCTGCGGCCGGCCACCACCAGCGCGGTGAACTCCGCGGCCCGGTCGGCCAGCAGCGCGAGCGCCGCGACGCAACGGTCGCGGACCACTTCGAGCGAGCGTCGCACCTGCAGCTGTTCGACGTTCTCGGTCAGGTCCCTGGAGGTCATGCCCTTGTGCACGTGCTCGTGCCCGGCCAGGGCACAGAACTCCTCGATGCGGGCCTTGACGTCGTGGCGGGTGACCCGTTCGCGAGCCGCGATCGCGTCCAGGTCGACCTTGTCGACCACCGCCTCGTACGCCTCGACGACACCGTCCGGGACGTCCACGCCCAGGTCGCGCTGCGCGCGCAGCACGGCGATCCAGAGCTGCCGTTCGAGGACGACCTTGCCCTCGGGGGACCACAGCGCCTGCATCGGCGGGCTCGCGTATCGGGCGGCGAGGACGTTCGGGATGGGCACGGCCGGTGGTCCTTCTCGGTCCAGGGACGCCCATCCTTCCACGCCGCCCACCGACCTGCGAACCACCGCCCGACCATGGCGGCGGGGCGTTCGGGGCGGAGGGAGGTCAGCGCGCAGGCCAGTGGGTCGGGTAGTCGTCGGCCACGCGGTCGTGCTGCCGCATCAGGTCGCGCCGCTGCCTCGGCGTCAGGTGGTCCTCGAGGACGACGCCCCGCAGGTGGTCGGTCTCGTGCTGCAGGCAGCGCGCGAGCACACCGGTGCCGCGGACCGTCACCGGGCGACCGAACTGGTCCTGCCCACGGCACACCGCCGTGTCGGGGCGGGTGAACGGGAGATAGGCGCCCGGCAGCGACAGGCAGCCTTCCGGCGCGACGTCGTGTCGGGTCGCGGGGAGCCGCGCGATCGTCGGGTTGCACACCAGTCCCTGGCGTCGCCGGCCCCGCGCGTCTTCGCAGTCGTACACGAACACGGCGAGGTCGCTGCCGATCTGGGGCGCCGCCAGCCCCGCGCCGTGCGCCGCCCGGTTGGTCGCGAACATCGTCGCGAGCAGGTCCCACAGGTCCGCGTCGAAGGACGTCACGGGGCGCGCGGGACGGTGCAGCACGGGCTCGCCCCACCGCAGGATCGGGACCGGCTCGCCCCGTACGAGCAACTCCTCCACGGGCATGGCATCCCTCCGCCCTGACGTCGGACGCGTGGTCGGCGAACCTAGCGCGGCGCCCGGCACCGCCACGCCCGGTTCGCACGTCCGCCTCCGACCTCGTCGGGATGCCGCCACGGTTGCCGCGGTGCCGTCCCCGTAGCCGGCGTCGGTCGAACGACCGCGTGCGGGTGAGGTACGGCCGCGCTCGGTGACGCAGGCTGGGGCCACGAGATCCGGAGGAACCGTGGCCACGAACGTCGGCGACCGCACACACGTGGGCGGCACCGGACGCAACGTCGTCGCGCTGCTGGCCTTCGTCGCCGTCAGCGCGGTCGCGGGCGGCATCGGCAACCTGCTGCAGGGCGACGACGTCGGCAGCCGCTACCTCGCGCTGGACCGGCCCGCCTGGGCGCCGCCACAGGAGGCGTTCGGGATCGTATGGCCCGTCCTCTACCTGCTGATCGGACTGGCCGCGTGGCTCGTGTGGCGGCAGGCGGGCAGTGTCGCGGCGGCGCGCGTGGCGCTGTCGCTGTGGGCGGCGCAACTGGTCGTGAACGCCATCTGGCCCGGCGTCTTCTTCGGCGCCGGCTGGTTCTGGCCGGCCGTCGCCGTCATCGCCGTCCTGGACGTCCTGGTCGTCGCGACGATCGCGGCGTTCGGGCGTCACCGCCGCCTCGCCGCGGCACTGCTCGTGCCCTACCTCGCCTGGCTGCTGTACGCGACGGCGCTGAACGTGGCGATCGCCGCCGCCAACTGATGCCGCCTCAGGCGTCGTCGTGGCCGTTGGACCGCGGCCCGGTGGCCCCGCCGCCCGTCCCGCCCGCCTGCCGGTCCACGACCGGGTTGTCGAGCACGCCGATGCCATCCACCTCGACCCGGACACGCTGTCCGGGTGCGAGCGGTCCGACGCCGGCAGGTGTGCCGGTGAGCAGCACGTCGCTGGGCAGCAGGGTCACGACCTGGGACACCTCGGCCACGAGGTCGGCGATCCCGAACACGAGGTCGGCCGTGGTGCCGTCCTGTCGCAACTCGTCGTCGACGTAGCAACGAACCCGCAGGTCACCGGCATCCAGGCCGGTCGCGATCGCCGGACCCAACGGGCAGAACGTGTCGAACCCCTTGCCGCGGAACCACTGGCTCTCGCGCCGCTGCAGGTCGCGGGCCGTGACGTCGTTGGCGGCCGTGTAGCCGAGGATCCCGTCGATGGCCTGCTCCGGCGTCACCCGCTGCAGCAGCTTGCCGATCACGACCGCGACCTCGGCCTCGTGGTGCACCTCGTCGGTGAGGTCGGTCGGGATCCGGATCGGCTCGCCGGGCCCGACGACCGACGACGAGGGCTTGAGGAAGAACAGCGGCTCCTCGGGGACGTCGCCGCCCATCTCCGCCGCGTGGTCGCGGTAGTTCTTGCCCACGCAGACGATCTTCGACGGGATCACCGGCGCCAGCAGGTGGAGGCCCTCCAGCGGCACCCGCTCACCCGACGGCTGGAACCGCGTGAACGGGTGCGGTTCGATCACGACCACGTGACCGTCGTCCTCGAGCACGCCGTAGCGCGGGGACGGGCCGGTCTGGGCATGGACGAACCGGACGATGCGGGCCACGGTGGAGCTCCTCGTCGAGACGGATGCGGCCCGGACGCTACCCGTCCGCGCTCCCCGGCCAGTCCACCCGCAGGATCGCGTGGGTGTAAGCGTCCGACAACGCCAGCCACGAGGCCTCCACGACGTTGGGATGCACCCCGACGGTGTCCCACACGTCGACCCCGTCGGTCGAGGTGACCAGGACGCGCGTCACGGCGTCGGTGCCGGCCGACGCCTCGAGGACCCGCACCTTGTAGTCGGACAGGTGGATGCGGTCGAGCTGCGGCCACGTGCCGTTCACGGCGTTGCGGAAGGCGTGGTCGAGGGCGTCGACCGGCCCGTTGCCCTCGCCGGCCCCCAGGCGCCGCTGGCCGTGCACCTCGACGGCGAGGATCGCCTCGGCCGGCCCGTCGGCGCCGGTGAGGTCGGCCGAGCCGCCCGCGACGCTGACCCGGTAGTGCTGGGAGCGGAACGGCTCGGCGGCTGCCGGCAGCAGCCCGGTCACCCGCCGCAGCAGCAGGTCGAACGAGGCGTCGGCCGCCTCGTAGGTCCACCCCGCGGCCTCGCGCCGCTTGACCTCGGCGAGCACCGCGCGGGCCTGCTCGTCGTCGATGTCGACCCCCAGCTCCTTGGCCTTCAGCAACACGTTGGAGCGTCCGGCCAGCTCCGAGACGACCAGCCGCTGCCGGTTGCCGACCTCCTCCGGTTCGACGTGCTGGTACATGTCCGGCGCCTTGGCCAGCGCCGAGGCGTGCAGGCCGGCCTTGTGGCTGAATGCCGTGTGGCCGACGTACGGAGCGATCGACGGGGTGGTCTGGTTGCACAGCTCCGCGACGGTGTGGCTGATCTCGGTGAGCCGTTCCAGCCGGTCCGCCGGGACCAGTTGCAGGCCGCGCTTGAGCTGCAGGTCGGCGAGGATCGTGAACAGGTTCGCGTTCCCGCAGCGCTCCCCCAGTCCGTTGGCGGTCCCCTGGACGTGCGTGGCGCCGGCCTCGATCCCCAGCAGCGAGTTGGCCACCGCACAGCCACCGTCGTCGTGGAAGTGCAGCCCGACCTGACTCGGCAGGTCACGCACCAGGCCGCCCACGATCTCCGCGACGTCCCACGGCATCGCGCCGCCGTTGGTGTCGCACAGCACGACGCATTCGGCGCCCGCCTCGGCCGCGGCGGTGACGACCTCGCGGGCGTAGGCGCCGTCGCGGGCGAAGCCGTCGAAGAAGTGCTCGGCGTCGAAGAACACCCGCTTGCCCAGCGCGCTCAGGTGGCGGATGGAGTCCGCCACCATCGCGAGGTTCTCGGCCCGCGGCACCCCCAGGGCCTCGTCGACGTGGTAGCCCCACGACTTGCCCACGAGGCAGATCACGTCGGTGCGGGCGTCGACGAGCGCCTGCAGCAGCGGGTCGGCCTCCGCCGCACGCCCCGCACCACGGGTCATCCCGAACGCCACCAGCGTGGCGTGCTCGAGCGCGAGCTCGCCGTCGGCGGCGCGGGCGAAGAACGCGGTGTCCTTCGGGTTGGCGCCCGGCCAGCCGCCCTCGATGTAGGCCACGCCGAGTTCGTCCATGCGCCGGGCGACCCGCAGCTTGTCGTCGACCGACAGGCTGACGCCTTCGCGTTGCGTGCCGTCACGCAGCGTCGTGTCGTACAGGTCCAGTCCGGCCGCCGGGTCGGGCAGCGGGCTGTGGGCGGTGGCGCTGGTCACGTGGTCCTCCTCGGCGGCGACGGGCCGCGCATGGCGGCCGGACGACGGAAGAGGCACGGAGCGTGGACCGGGCCGCTCCCGCAGCCCGGCATGCACCGGCTACGGGAGCGGTGGAATGATGATGGACGCGCCACGAACGGCCTGGGCGAGGCCCGGCGTGGTGACGGTGGCGCGCATCGTCGGCTCCCTGGTCTGACGTGCGAGCGGCGACCGTACCGTCCCGTTCGCGTGCCTGTCGACTCAGTCGTCGGCGTGGTCCTCGATGCGGAAGCCGACCTGCAGGGTCACCTGGGTGTGCTGCACGGCGCCGTCCTGGATCCAGCCGCGGATCTCCTTCACCTCGAACCAGTCGAGGTGGTGCACGGACTCTGCCGCCTTGGCGATGGCGCGGCGGATGGCGTCGTCGACGCCCTCGCGGCTGGAACCGACCAGTTCGATCTTCTTGTAGACGTGCGACATGCGGCGTCCTCTCCGGTACGGAATCGTCGCCCGCACGGTAATGGGCCGGCTCGACGCCGCGGGGTGATCGGGCGTCAGAACTCGAACGGCGTCCAGGGCGCCCGCTCGGCCGCCACCAGCCGGTCGAGGTCGGCCGCGGCGTCGGGGCGTCGCTCGACCAGCCGCCTCGCCGCCGCCAGTTGCACGGCCCGGACCCCGCCGAGCCACACGGATGCCAGCGCGTCGATCGGCAACTCCAGGTCGGGCTCGTCGTCGGTGCGTCGCATGGACGCCCCCTCCGGCGAGACCTCCAGCGTCCACGTGCCCGACTGGTCCCGGTAGCCGTCGGCGACGGCCAGCACGAGCCGGCCCGAACTCGTGTAGCTGCGCCCCTCGAACGCCGCCTGCACGTCGAGCAGGCGCGCGTACAGCGGCGAGGCCGTGGTCGCCCGCAGGCGCAACCGGTCCACGACCAGTTCGGGAAGCGCGTCGTCGGCCGGACGCATGAACGCGACCACCCGGGCGGTCAGGTCGAGGTTGCAGACGTACTGCCACAACGCGGCCTCGGCCTCCGGATCCGTCGCGACCACCTCGGCCAGGCGGACCTCGCCGTCGGGGAGGCTGTCGTGCCCCCAGTCGTTCTTGACCCGGTAGCTGGCGTACCCCCGGCCGGGGACGTGGATGAGCCGGCGGGCGCTGGCGCCGTTGCGCCACGAAGCGGGATCGTGCACGACGGCGGCCCGCCACCACTGCGGGCTGCGGGTCGCGCACCCGGGGCGGTGGTCACGGACCCGCTCGAGGATCTGCGGCCATTCCGCGTGCGCCTGCTCGGGCGTGGCGGGCTCGACGACGCGGGTGTCGACCGGGTCGCGGAAGGCGACGCCGCGGTCGATGCGGTAGTTGAACGAGGGCGCCAGCACCCCGAACCCGAAGCGACCGTAGATGGCGGACTCGGAGGCGAAGAGCATGGCGACCGGCTCGCCGCGGTCGGCGGCGTCGTCGAGCCCGGCGCGCATCATCTTGCTGAGCAGCCCCCGGCGACGGTGGGTCTGCGAGACGCCGACGGCGGTCACGCCGGCCATGGGCATCCGCGCCCCGCCCGGCACGGACACGTCCATCGAATAGATGCCGTAGTTGGCGACGATCTGGTCCCGGTCGCGCACGACCCAACCCCGGAAGGCCGTGGCGGGTTCGCGGACGATGTCGACCCAGGCCTGCAGGTCGTCGTCGCTCTCGTCTTCGTGGAAGTGGCGTGAGACCGCGCGCGCGAAGGGCAGCGCGTCGTCGTCGGTGAGGCGCTCGGGCTCGAGTTCGGACGTCATGCCGGGCTCCGGAGACGGATCGGATCGGGTGGGGCAACGAGGCCGCGCAGCGGCCGAGACGACCGGGGTGGTGGGTGGGATCGAATCAGAACATCACGCCGTGCCAGGGGGCGACGTCGGTGGCGAACAGCCGGTCCGTGCGGGCGACGGCGCCGGGCGTGTGTGCCTGCAGGCGCCCGGCCGCGGCGTAGCGGCTCGCGCGATGACCGCCGAGCACGAGGGCGGCCAGCACCTCGGCGTCGAACTCGACGTCGGCGGCGTCCGTGCCGGCCGGCTCGCACACGGCCTTGCCGTCGCTGACCGCCAGCCGCCAGGTGCCGTCGTTGTGGGGCTGGAAGGCGTCGTGGACGCGCAGCGTGATGGTGTCGTCGACGCCGTAGCCGCGTGCCGCGAGAGCCACGGGTAGGTCGAGGAGGCACACCTGCAGCGGCCAGCCGGTCTTCACGTCGGCGCGGCCCTCGTCCGCGAGCAGCAGCGGCAGCGGGTCGTCGACGGGTCGGCGGTGGGCGCGGACGCGGCCGCTGAGGTCGATGTCGAGCAGGAACTGCCACAGCATCGCGGTGGCCTCGG carries:
- a CDS encoding GNAT family N-acetyltransferase, producing MTSELEPERLTDDDALPFARAVSRHFHEDESDDDLQAWVDIVREPATAFRGWVVRDRDQIVANYGIYSMDVSVPGGARMPMAGVTAVGVSQTHRRRGLLSKMMRAGLDDAADRGEPVAMLFASESAIYGRFGFGVLAPSFNYRIDRGVAFRDPVDTRVVEPATPEQAHAEWPQILERVRDHRPGCATRSPQWWRAAVVHDPASWRNGASARRLIHVPGRGYASYRVKNDWGHDSLPDGEVRLAEVVATDPEAEAALWQYVCNLDLTARVVAFMRPADDALPELVVDRLRLRATTASPLYARLLDVQAAFEGRSYTSSGRLVLAVADGYRDQSGTWTLEVSPEGASMRRTDDEPDLELPIDALASVWLGGVRAVQLAAARRLVERRPDAAADLDRLVAAERAPWTPFEF
- the def gene encoding peptide deformylase, encoding MPVEELLVRGEPVPILRWGEPVLHRPARPVTSFDADLWDLLATMFATNRAAHGAGLAAPQIGSDLAVFVYDCEDARGRRRQGLVCNPTIARLPATRHDVAPEGCLSLPGAYLPFTRPDTAVCRGQDQFGRPVTVRGTGVLARCLQHETDHLRGVVLEDHLTPRQRRDLMRQHDRVADDYPTHWPAR
- the cimA gene encoding citramalate synthase, translating into MTSATAHSPLPDPAAGLDLYDTTLRDGTQREGVSLSVDDKLRVARRMDELGVAYIEGGWPGANPKDTAFFARAADGELALEHATLVAFGMTRGAGRAAEADPLLQALVDARTDVICLVGKSWGYHVDEALGVPRAENLAMVADSIRHLSALGKRVFFDAEHFFDGFARDGAYAREVVTAAAEAGAECVVLCDTNGGAMPWDVAEIVGGLVRDLPSQVGLHFHDDGGCAVANSLLGIEAGATHVQGTANGLGERCGNANLFTILADLQLKRGLQLVPADRLERLTEISHTVAELCNQTTPSIAPYVGHTAFSHKAGLHASALAKAPDMYQHVEPEEVGNRQRLVVSELAGRSNVLLKAKELGVDIDDEQARAVLAEVKRREAAGWTYEAADASFDLLLRRVTGLLPAAAEPFRSQHYRVSVAGGSADLTGADGPAEAILAVEVHGQRRLGAGEGNGPVDALDHAFRNAVNGTWPQLDRIHLSDYKVRVLEASAGTDAVTRVLVTSTDGVDVWDTVGVHPNVVEASWLALSDAYTHAILRVDWPGSADG
- a CDS encoding glutamate--tRNA ligase, whose product is MSTTSAPRVRFCPAPSGWLHVGSVRAALYNFLHARHHGGTFVFRIEDTDVSRATEESMRSMMEAMAWIGLDWDEGPEPVGDGFASRGDYGPYRQSERTALYAAVARRLEAAGATYRDYRTAEELEAWRETHRSGRGEGPPVVKASTFEHAPEEAARLADEGRPASLRLRTPESGTVVVEDLVRGEVRWDWAQISDPVIARSDGSATYPLANSVDDLAQGISLICRGEDLLSVTPRQVLLYGLLTADDGQGSTILDAALAEVGLPARAPGWAPPQAFAHLPMVVGMDRKKLSKRHGSVSVQEFARQGFLPETLRNYLALLGWAPRDGRERLTDEELVAEFDLNAVGRSAAAFDVDKLTAFNGERIRDLDPDALADRLLPFLDGTYGEALVATPPNGDQLAVVRGLVPLVQERMQRLDEVQRYAPAFLRDEVAFDPDSVAKVFGKAGSIEAIEAAQRVLADVDWSVEAIEAALRGLPEELGIGFGKVAQPIRVAVTGSSVSPPLFESIELLGRDRTLARLTAALPVAKEARGDA
- a CDS encoding dodecin; amino-acid sequence: MSHVYKKIELVGSSREGVDDAIRRAIAKAAESVHHLDWFEVKEIRGWIQDGAVQHTQVTLQVGFRIEDHADD
- a CDS encoding TspO/MBR family protein; this translates as MATNVGDRTHVGGTGRNVVALLAFVAVSAVAGGIGNLLQGDDVGSRYLALDRPAWAPPQEAFGIVWPVLYLLIGLAAWLVWRQAGSVAAARVALSLWAAQLVVNAIWPGVFFGAGWFWPAVAVIAVLDVLVVATIAAFGRHRRLAAALLVPYLAWLLYATALNVAIAAAN
- the purB gene encoding adenylosuccinate lyase, yielding MPIPNVLAARYASPPMQALWSPEGKVVLERQLWIAVLRAQRDLGVDVPDGVVEAYEAVVDKVDLDAIAARERVTRHDVKARIEEFCALAGHEHVHKGMTSRDLTENVEQLQVRRSLEVVRDRCVAALALLADRAAEFTALVVAGRSHNVPAQATTLGKRFANAGEELLQATQRIEELLVRYPLRGIKGPVGTQQDMLDLLGDAARVDRLEARVQEHLGFTARLDSVGQVYPRSLDLDVVGALVQAAAGPSSLATTIRLMAGQELATEGFQPGQVGSSAMPHKMNSRSCERVNGFKVILDGHLTMVSGLAGTQWNEGDVSDSVVRRVALPDAFFAVDGLFETFLTVLVEFGAYPAVVERELARYLPFLATTKVLVAAVRAGVGREVAHEVIKEHAVAAALAMRETGRTENDLLDRLAADERLPLDRVTLDGLLADRLGFVGTAETQVARFVDAVGEVTRRHPDAATYRPGAIL
- a CDS encoding fumarylacetoacetate hydrolase family protein, translating into MARIVRFVHAQTGPSPRYGVLEDDGHVVVIEPHPFTRFQPSGERVPLEGLHLLAPVIPSKIVCVGKNYRDHAAEMGGDVPEEPLFFLKPSSSVVGPGEPIRIPTDLTDEVHHEAEVAVVIGKLLQRVTPEQAIDGILGYTAANDVTARDLQRRESQWFRGKGFDTFCPLGPAIATGLDAGDLRVRCYVDDELRQDGTTADLVFGIADLVAEVSQVVTLLPSDVLLTGTPAGVGPLAPGQRVRVEVDGIGVLDNPVVDRQAGGTGGGATGPRSNGHDDA